Proteins encoded within one genomic window of Terriglobus sp. TAA 43:
- a CDS encoding helix-turn-helix domain-containing protein — protein MSWRAVRWACGIGELPANEKNVVVQLGWRHNGETGQCNPSLETISADTGLSRSSVCRALTALAGRGLVKRTHTRSMGDQGLQLHTHYTLAFSAVSQRDSDNSAVSDRDSEFSAVSQGDSRCVTQTLTLSQGDTVTRKKNKKEEQEGATRKRTQKRRVEISANSDELELPQWLPRDLWIAFHQMRVAKKKPMTAYAAGLILDSLQKCYAAGNDAIWALRESVKNNWTDVYPAKAPKRAMTFIPESDEDSEAWLRGMVQ, from the coding sequence ATGAGTTGGAGAGCAGTGCGGTGGGCCTGTGGGATTGGCGAGCTTCCAGCAAACGAAAAGAATGTCGTCGTCCAACTTGGTTGGCGTCACAACGGCGAAACGGGCCAGTGCAATCCGTCGCTGGAGACGATTTCTGCCGACACCGGGCTGAGTCGGAGTTCCGTTTGCCGGGCGTTGACGGCGCTGGCCGGACGAGGCCTTGTAAAGCGCACGCACACGCGGAGCATGGGGGACCAGGGATTACAACTGCACACCCACTACACCCTAGCGTTTTCCGCTGTGTCGCAGAGAGATAGCGATAATTCCGCAGTGTCAGACAGAGACAGCGAATTTTCCGCCGTCTCACAGGGAGACTCACGCTGTGTCACACAGACACTCACGCTATCTCAGGGTGACACGGTAACAAGAAAGAAGAACAAGAAAGAAGAACAAGAAGGCGCTACGCGTAAACGCACCCAAAAGCGTCGTGTAGAGATTTCTGCAAACTCCGATGAGCTAGAGCTTCCGCAATGGCTTCCTCGCGATCTATGGATCGCCTTTCACCAGATGCGAGTCGCGAAGAAGAAGCCCATGACCGCATATGCGGCAGGGCTGATTCTCGACAGTCTCCAAAAGTGCTACGCGGCGGGCAACGATGCGATTTGGGCTCTACGGGAATCAGTGAAAAACAACTGGACTGACGTATACCCGGCCAAGGCGCCAAAGCGGGCGATGACATTCATTCCTGAAAGCGATGAAGACAGCGAAGCGTGGCTGAGGGGGATGGTGCAATGA